The DNA sequence GGTGCCGGGTATGCCTGTCGGCAGCCCCGGTATGGAAATGGAAGGTCGGTTTAGACCCTATAACATCTATTTACTGAAAAAGGATGGCAGCACTGAGGTTTATGCCTCTGTGGAGAGTGCCGACCAGCAATGATCACACGTTAAGAGGGGCAGCAAACTGTCTATTGATCAAAATACTCACGGGTCAGCCTGAAAATGACCGGACTTAGCAATAGCAGGCCGATGAGATTAGGCACGGCCATCATACCGTTAAGCGTATCGGCAAGACTCCACACCAGGCTCAACTGCGATGTCGCACCCACAAATACAGCGACAACCCATACTATGCGAAACGGCACAATAACATTGATGCCAAAGAGGTACTCGGCACAGCGTTCGCCATAATAGCTCCAGCCCAGGATCGTGGTAAAAGCAAACAAGGCCAAACTGACGGCAACCACTTTGTCGCCATGGGGCAGCACGCTATTAAAAGCGAATGCAGTGAGTGCAGCACCCTGCTCACCACTGTTCCAGGCACCCGTCAGGATCAACACCAAACCTGTCATCGTGCAAATCACGATAGTGTCAATAAAGGTACCCAACATAGCAATGGTACCCTGGCGAACCGGACTGTTGGTTTCGGCAGCTGCATGGGCAATGGGGGCGCTCCCCAAACCCGCCTCGTTAGAAAATATGCCACGAGCCACCCCCATACGAAGTGCCAGCATAATGGTCGCCCCGGCAAAACCACCCCCTGCAGCCACCGGCGAAAAAGCGCTTTTTACCACCAGCACCAAGGTTTCGGGGACCTCACCAATGTTAATCATCAATATGATCCCTGTAACCAGAAGATAAAGGATCGTCATGAAAGGCACCAGTTTTCCGGCTACTTGCGCAATTCGTTGAATACCACCGAGTAATACCAGGCCCACCAGGGCAGTCATTACTGCACCGGTAAGCTGTTCGGGCACCGCAAAGCTGCTGTGCAATGCATCCGCCACCGAGTTCGCTTGAACAGTATTGCCAATCCCAAACCCGGCGAGGGTGCCAAAAACCGCAAACAACAACCCCAACCATGCCCATTTTGGACCCAATCCATTGCGGATATAGTACATTGGCCCACCGACTTTCCTGCCTCGCTTGTCCGTTTCACGATAGTGCACCGCCAATACAGCTTCACCGTACTTGGTGGCCATTCCCAGCAAGGCAGTACACCACATCCAGAAGAGTGCCCCGGGGCCACCGATACTGACAGCCGTGGCAACACCGACAATATTGCCAGTTCCAATCGTAGCCGATAGCGATGTCATCAGCGCATTGAAGGGACTGATATCCCCATCGCCACTACCATTTCTCCCAATGAATAATTGCCTGAAACCGTAGCCTATTTTTCGTATGGGCAGCCCGCCCAGACCAACCGTCAAATAGAGGCCTGTGCCGAGGATAAGGCACAGCATCACTGGTCCCCACACAAACCCGTTGATGCTATTGACCACAGATTGCAGAGTCATGGATTCACCTAATGTCACTCAATCAAACCTGACGCTGAAGATTTAAGCTGAATGCCCAGTTCATCGCGCTGGGCATACAGACCAAACAGACCACCAGTATGAATAAATACAATATCGGAGGCGTCCTGAAACACCCCTGCCTTGATTTCCTCAACCAGGCCGTAAAACGCCTTACCGGTATAGACCGGGTCGAGTATCAGTCCCTCGAGAGAGGCCATGTGACGGATAGTGGAGAAGACCTCTGCCCTTGCCCGGCCATAGCCGGGACCGATATAACGATCGTTGACCTGAATAGCCACTTGCGTCATGTCCACAGATGTACCGTAACGTCTCGTCCAGTCACTGATATCTTCTCTGATCTTGTTATGAAAATACGCGGCATCATCACAAACGGCAAATCCCACCACAGGTATATCCAACTGGGATAGGTGGCAACCAAGTGTCAGGCCTGCCTGTGTACCTCCAGACCCTGTTGCACAGACAATAGCGTCCGGCTTGATCTCGAGCTCCCTGAATTGGCATGCCAGCTCACTGACAGAGTGCAGATAACCCCAAATGCCAATGCCGTCACTGGCACCCGTGGGGATGACATATGGCTTGCGACCCCGACTACGATAAAAATCAAGCCAGTGGTCAATCAATTCAGGCAAGTGTTGATATTGTTTCTGTGGATAACAGCTGATTTCTGCCCCGACCAGACTGTCCAGTAGTAAATTGCCATCGGGTGGCCGCTCGGGCAGCTCACCCCTGAGAATCAGGTGCACCTTTAAACCCAGCTGTGCACCCAAAACAGCCGTCGCTCTGCAATGATTGGACTGTAGACCGCCACTGGTAAGCAGCGTATCAGCGCCCTCTGCTATTGCCCGGGCCAGAACAAATTCGAGTTTTCTGACTTTGTTGCCACTGACGGCACAACCAGTGAGGTCATCGCGTTTAACCCAGATTCTCGGACCGGCCAATTCAGTGGATAACCGCGGCAAAAACTGGAGCGGCGTAGGCAGCTGCGCAAGATTGAGCTTGTCCGGAATCATGGGCAAAAAAAAGGCCGCATATGCGGCCTTCTCTCAGATATCCTTGATGGTGCCTTTGGGCAAAACAGCGTGAACAGCCGCCCTCTGGAACTTTAATTCCACATTATTGGCCACCTGTATGGTCATATAGTCATCATCAAGTTTGGTGATCTTGCCGAGCAACCCGCTATTCATTACCACCTCATCTCCCTTGCCCAGTGAACCAGTCAGTTCACGGTGTTCCTTCTGACGTTTGCGCTGTGGACGGATAATCAGAAAATACATAAAAAGAAACAGCCCACCGAACATCAGTAGTGTGAAGATCGGGTTTGGTTCGGAGCCGGACGGAGCAGGCGCCGCCATTACAACCTGTGATAAATCAAATGACATTCGGTTACCTCATTATTTATTTGAACAGTGTGTTATAAAACAGAAGCGGGACTTTAGCGCGATACTGGCTCCACCTCAAACCAGATTTTCCTTCACCCACCCCAGAATATCATCGTGGTGGGTCTTTGTTTTGACCTTGTCCATTACCAACCTGATCTTGCCCTGCTTGTCGATAACAATCGAGGTGCGCAACACGCCCATAAATTCACGGCCCATGAACTTCTTCATGCCCCAGCAGCCATAAGTCTCCGTAACTGCATGATCCTCATCTGAAAGGAGATCAAAATTCAGTTGCTGTTTTTCTTCAAACCGGGCCAACCGTGGATAAGGGTCAGGGCTAATGCCCAAAACAACCGTATCAAGTTTGGCAAATTCAGACTTGGTATCACGGATGCCACAGGCTTGGACGGTACAACCCGGCGTCATGGCTTTGGGATAGAAGTACAACACGACATTTTTATTGCCCTTAAAGTCTGTCAGTTTAATCGTCTCACCACGCTGATTTTTTAGGCTGAACGCTGGCGCTGCGCTTCCCACTTTAGGAAATGGCATGAATAATGTCTCCTTACTGCGGTTTTTTAGTCATTGGAAGGTATTTAGGGAGCTTACTTTAACAAAAATTTTAGAAACAGGTGCGCTGAAATGTATTGTACTTGCTGACTTGCAGGTTAAGTTGTTCCTTGAGCACTCTGGCCAGCTTGAATCGGTCGGCACGGTTTAGGAATTCGCCTAACCGGTAGCAGTGCCCCAAAGCCACCAGATCGATCAACGGCAATCCCATGGGCCGATCTGGGCCATCTACGAGAAATCTCACAGACTGCTGAGGAAACGTCAGGTTAAAGTCAGGAGTGTCTCTACCACGTTCAAGCCTCAGCACACCATTCTGCACAGTGATGACCTCACGAAAATCCAGCTTGCGGAGAGTCAGACGCATCGCTGTGCCCAATGCAACAATCTCAATGCCGGCAAAAGGCAGGACTAGCCATGCACCGTTGAGCGCCATCCCGGTCGCCAGAATCAGCAATACGACAGAAGCAGCAAGCAGAACATAAAGATTACCCTTCCCATCCATCGAACGATTGGGGCTGAGTACCAGCTGCCTGGCATGATCTGTCAACGCATGGAGGGTAACCATAATTGCTCCTGCACTCAGTATAGACCGTTTTAATACAGATTCACCGATCACGAAAACGTTCTCTGAGACATGAAAAAAGGCGCTCTTAAGAGCGCCTTTTCCAGAATAACAAGCTTGAGACATGCTGGCCTCAGGGCAGCAAATGGCTCACAGCATCGCGTTCCTCGGCGAGTTCTTTTTCAGTGGCGGACATTCTGCTGCGGGAGAAATCATTGATTTCCAAGCCCTGCACAATCTCCCAATCACCATTTTTACAGACACAGGGGAAAGAGTAGATCAGGCCTTCAGCAATATCGTAACTACCATCGCTGTAGACACCCATACTAACCCAATCGCCCGAGTTTGAGCCAAGCGCCCAACTGCGCATGTGGTCGATAGCAGCATTTGCAGCTGAAGCTGCGGAAGAGGCACCACGGGCCTTGATAATCGCTGCACCGCGCTGTTGAACTTCAGGAATATAAGTCGATTCGTACCAAGCCTGATCGATCAGGTCAATCGCTGCCTTGCCCTGAACAGTAGCGTGGTGAAGATCAGGATATTGGGTCGAAGAGTGATTGCCCCAAATCGTCATTTTTGTAATATCGTTAATGCTGGTGCCGGTCTTCTGGGCCAGCTGGGTCATGGCACGGTTATGATCAAGCCGCGTCATGGCGGTAAACTGGCGGGGGTTAATGTTCGGTGCATTGCGTTGGGCGATCAGGGCATTGGTGTTGGCTGGATTGCCCACCACCAACACTTTAATGCCGGGCGATGCGTTGTCATTGATCGCTTTACCCTGCACAGAGAAAATAGCCGCATTGGCTTCCAGCAAATCCTTGCGCTCCATACCCGGTCCACGGGGTCGAGCACCGACCAAAAGTGCGTAGTCTGCATCCTTGAAAGCAATATTCGGATCGTCTGTCTGAACAATCCCCGTCAGCAGCGGGAAAGCACAATCATCCAGCTCCATGGCCACGCCCTTGAGCGCCTCCAGTGCTGGCGTAATTTCCAGTAATTGCAGAATGACCGGTTGGTCTTCACCGAGCATTTGACCCGCAGCGATACGGAACAGTAGGGAATAGCTAATTTGGCCGGCGGCGCCGGTGACGGCAACACGTACAGGTGCTTTCACAATAGATCTCCAAAACAAATTGATAATCAGATGGGGACGACATTATAAGGAAATGGCTAAGAATTTCACTTGTTCAGACAGATGATGAGCATCGATTGAGTGAATAAGTGAGTTCTCAGGGGCGGCGAGCAACCATGGCGCAAGTATCCAGTAGCTCCTGAACCGGCACTCTCACGTAGTCGTAACGATAAAAATCATCGGTCAGAATCACACCGTCCCAAATGACAATATCCAGATCAATGGTTCTGGGGCCAGATTTTATCGGCCCCTTCAGCCGGCCCATCCTGTCCTCCACGGCCTTCAGATAATGATTAAAGGGTACTCTATCCAGGGGTGTTTCAATCAGATATGCCGTGTTGAGGAAATCGGGCTGAAACTGATAACCCACGGGTGATGTCTGGATAACGTCGGCTGCCGCCAACAGAATCGTTTCAGCAGCCAGAATCTCATAACAACGTGCAATATTCCTGGCTGCCTCGATATTGGAACCGACGGAAATAATAACGCGATGCAGATGATCACCCCCTGACTCATTCAACTTTATCACCAGATTCATACTCTTCAGCGTTGAGACCCAGGTGGTTCATACCTTCACCTCCGTCAACAAATAGTATTTGACCTGTGACGAAGTCACTATCCAGTAAATAGTTCATAGCCCGGATCAGGTCTTCCACTCTGCCCTGACGCTGTAGCGGAATACCCTGAATTCGCCAATCAATATAATCGCCGGTACGGGTTTCCCCCGGTAACACTACACCAGGGGCTATACCATTGACCCGGATTCGGGGCGAGAACTCCATTGCTGCCAGCTTTGTAAACTCGGCGAGTGCTTTTTTTGACATCAGGTAAGCACCATACTGATATTGTTGAAAGGCGATCTTGTTATCCAGAATATTAATGATGGAGCCACTCGCCACTTGCTTTGCGAAGCTCCCGGATAACAGGTAGGGAGCAAAAAAATTTACTGAGAACTGCTTCTGCAGTAATGCGCGATCTGTATTCGCTATCGTCCCGGCATGGTAAGCCGAGGCGCTGTTAATTAATACCTGAAGGCGTGGAAAGCAATGATAAACCTGTTCCACCAAGCATCCGGGGTCATCATCAGCGAGATCAAACGGGAACGTTTCACAGCGAACTCCTCTACACCGGATCAATTCAGCCTGTTGCTGCGCCTGCTCGGAGGAATGGTGATAATGAAGCGCAATATCGCAACCACGATCTGCCAATGCGGTCGCGAATGCCAGGCCAAGTCGGGTAGCGGCACCGGTCACCAGCGCTGCAGGACGCTGCTGTTCTTTATCGGTCATGGTGATCTCCAGTCCAAGCTCCAATCATTTCATTGAAGGTAGCCGGGATCAACCAGTGACCTCAATCGGGCAAGCTTTACCGAGTAATTGCAGATTGCATCAAACATTTTCAGCTGACTGGGGTCTATGAAGGGTCAACTTTGATAAACTAAACCCTTTACTGATCAAGAGACAATTTCATCTGATGCCTCATTTTATTCGCAACACCTTCTGTCTACTGCTGTTAACACTGACATCAATAGCCCTTGCCAAGGTCAGCTACAGTCCCGAGCAACCCAAAACCGCCATTGAAATTGTCAATGAACTGGCCAGCAAGCACTATAGCAAGCAGGTTCTGGATGATGGCTTATCCAACCGCTTTCTTTCTCAATATGTCAACAATCTAGATCCAGCCAAAAGTTATCTTCTCCAGAGTGATATCGATGAGTTCAGTCGCTGGGAAAACGAGCTGGACAATATGCTCAAGAAAGGAGACCTGAGCGCCGGTTTTTATATTTTCAATCGTTATCAGGAACGTGCCGAAGCACGCTTGCAAGCCAATATCGACTTGCTGGAAAGTGGCTTTGAATTTGATCTCACCGAAGATGACAGCCTGAATATGGATCTTGAGCAGGCCCAATGGCCAGCGTCAGCCCAGGCTGCTGATGCCTTCTGGAAAAAACGGATCAAGGAGTCGTATCTACGGCTGATTCTCAGCGACAAAGAGCCCGATGCTGCCCGCTCCCTACTGGTAAAACGTTATACCAACCTGCAAAATCAGCTATCACAGCGTGACAGTGAGGATATTTTCCAGATTTTCATGAACTCTCTGGCTGAATTGTACGATCCGCATACCAGTTATATGTCGCCTCGTTCCATGGAAAACTTCCGCATTGCCATGTCACTGTCTCTGACCGGTATAGGCGCAGTGCTCCAACGGGAAGATGAACACACCAAAGTGGTAAGAATCATTCCAGGTGGACCGGCAGACAAACAGGGAATACTCAAAGCAGGGGATAAAATTATCAGTGTTGGACAGGGCGAGGAGGAAGCAGTCGATGTCATCGGCTGGCGACTGGATGATGTCGTAGACATGATTCGCGGTGCCAAGGATACAATCGTCAAGCTTGAAATTATGCCTGCAGTAGGTGAAGCCGCTGGTAGCACTCGAGAAGTTGCCATTGTCAGAGACAAGATCCAACTTGAGGAACAAGCTGCAAAATCTGAAATTATTGAGGTTCAAAACGATTCAGGTAATTACCGTTTCGGCGTCATCACCATTCCAACTTTTTATCTTGATGTCGAGGCATTTTACAATAGGGATCCTGAATTCAAGAGTACCACCAAAGATGTTCAACGCCTGCTGGGCGAAATGGCCGATCAGAATATCGACGGTGTCATTCTGGACCTGCGCAATAACGGCGGCGGCTTTCTACAGGAAGCCACCACGTTGACAGACTTGTTCATTGATCCGGGTCCGATTGTGCAGGTTCGTGATGCTAATGAGGTGGTGTCACGCAATCATCGTTCGCGCTACAACGCCTACTATAGGGGCCCCCTGATGGTGATGACCAACCGGCTCAGCGCTTCTGCCTCAGAAATTTTTGCCGGAGCGATTCAGGACTATGAAAGAGGCTTTGTTGTTGGCGAGCAGACTTTCGGCAAGGGAACTGTCCAGATACAATTGCCGGTTCGCGAGGGGCAGCTAAAGTTGACTGAATCGAAATTTTACCGTGTTTCAGGCGAAAGCACCCAGCATCTGGGCGTAGTTCCCGATATCGAGCTGCCTGCATTTTATGATGCTGAAATCGTTGGTGAAAGCAGTGAAAAAAATGCACTCCCCTGGGACAAAATAAATGCCGTCCCCCATCGCCGTTATAACCTGACAGACCTGCCCGTTGACAGGTTGATTGAACGTCACAAGTCCCGACTCAGTCAGGATCCCGACCTGCGCTACCTCAGTGATGAGCTGATACTGATGAGAGAGCGCAGAGCACAGCAATCGATATCGCTGAATGAAAAACAACGTCGCCAGGAAGCAAAAGACTACGATTTAACAAGGTTGGCCATTGAAAACAAACGCCGGTCCGCAAAGGGGTTATCGCCCTATGAAACCGTCGAGGAATGGCAGGCAGAAAATTCTGTCGACGCCGACCCGGACGGGGAGAACACAATACCGCTACCGGAACGCGATCCACTACTCTATGAGACCGGCAATATCTTTGCCGATGTACTGATAATGAGTGATGCCAGATCCATGTTGGTACAACAGCCTTGAACCAATAACAGCCCTGAGCCGGTAGACAGCTTGAGCCGATGCACAGCCTGACCAGCTGTGATCCGATATTATCCATCAGCTTGAAGTCAATCAAAGTAGCCGGATGACCAACTAAAAAGTATGCTCGGAACACCTGCTGTGACCGCTGGAACAAGACATGTATATCGTTTCTTTTAACGTAAACGGGTTGCGTGCCCGTCTTCACCAGCTGAAAGCCGTTATCGACAAATATTCCCCGGACGTGATTGGCCTGCAGGAAACCAAGGTTGAAGATGCAGCCTTTCCCATTAAGGAAATACAGGGAATGGGTTACGATGCGATTTATCACGGCCAGAAAGGTCACTATGGTGTTGCCCTGCTCTACCGAACACCCATCGCTAACCACATGAAGGGGCTACCTGACAACCCGGAAGATCACCAGAGAAGGCTGATTTATGGAAAGTTCGCTCTTAACAACCGTACGGTCCATATCTATAACGGGTATTTCCCCCAGGGCGAAAACCGAAGCCATCCACAGAAATTCCCCTGTAAAAAACAGTTCTACGAAGATCTAATACACCACATATCGAGCGTTCACGCCAATGGCGACCACATCATTGTGATGGGTGACATGAACATAGCTCCCTTCGACC is a window from the Porticoccus hydrocarbonoclasticus MCTG13d genome containing:
- a CDS encoding malate dehydrogenase, with the protein product MKAPVRVAVTGAAGQISYSLLFRIAAGQMLGEDQPVILQLLEITPALEALKGVAMELDDCAFPLLTGIVQTDDPNIAFKDADYALLVGARPRGPGMERKDLLEANAAIFSVQGKAINDNASPGIKVLVVGNPANTNALIAQRNAPNINPRQFTAMTRLDHNRAMTQLAQKTGTSINDITKMTIWGNHSSTQYPDLHHATVQGKAAIDLIDQAWYESTYIPEVQQRGAAIIKARGASSAASAANAAIDHMRSWALGSNSGDWVSMGVYSDGSYDIAEGLIYSFPCVCKNGDWEIVQGLEINDFSRSRMSATEKELAEERDAVSHLLP
- a CDS encoding D-cysteine desulfhydrase family protein, coding for MIPDKLNLAQLPTPLQFLPRLSTELAGPRIWVKRDDLTGCAVSGNKVRKLEFVLARAIAEGADTLLTSGGLQSNHCRATAVLGAQLGLKVHLILRGELPERPPDGNLLLDSLVGAEISCYPQKQYQHLPELIDHWLDFYRSRGRKPYVIPTGASDGIGIWGYLHSVSELACQFRELEIKPDAIVCATGSGGTQAGLTLGCHLSQLDIPVVGFAVCDDAAYFHNKIREDISDWTRRYGTSVDMTQVAIQVNDRYIGPGYGRARAEVFSTIRHMASLEGLILDPVYTGKAFYGLVEEIKAGVFQDASDIVFIHTGGLFGLYAQRDELGIQLKSSASGLIE
- the yajC gene encoding preprotein translocase subunit YajC, whose protein sequence is MSFDLSQVVMAAPAPSGSEPNPIFTLLMFGGLFLFMYFLIIRPQRKRQKEHRELTGSLGKGDEVVMNSGLLGKITKLDDDYMTIQVANNVELKFQRAAVHAVLPKGTIKDI
- a CDS encoding alanine/glycine:cation symporter family protein, whose product is MTLQSVVNSINGFVWGPVMLCLILGTGLYLTVGLGGLPIRKIGYGFRQLFIGRNGSGDGDISPFNALMTSLSATIGTGNIVGVATAVSIGGPGALFWMWCTALLGMATKYGEAVLAVHYRETDKRGRKVGGPMYYIRNGLGPKWAWLGLLFAVFGTLAGFGIGNTVQANSVADALHSSFAVPEQLTGAVMTALVGLVLLGGIQRIAQVAGKLVPFMTILYLLVTGIILMINIGEVPETLVLVVKSAFSPVAAGGGFAGATIMLALRMGVARGIFSNEAGLGSAPIAHAAAETNSPVRQGTIAMLGTFIDTIVICTMTGLVLILTGAWNSGEQGAALTAFAFNSVLPHGDKVVAVSLALFAFTTILGWSYYGERCAEYLFGINVIVPFRIVWVVAVFVGATSQLSLVWSLADTLNGMMAVPNLIGLLLLSPVIFRLTREYFDQ
- the xthA gene encoding exodeoxyribonuclease III, which codes for MYIVSFNVNGLRARLHQLKAVIDKYSPDVIGLQETKVEDAAFPIKEIQGMGYDAIYHGQKGHYGVALLYRTPIANHMKGLPDNPEDHQRRLIYGKFALNNRTVHIYNGYFPQGENRSHPQKFPCKKQFYEDLIHHISSVHANGDHIIVMGDMNIAPFDRDIGIGDENRKRWLRTGKCCFLPEERTWLSSLQKLTLKDSFDYFHPDEPNRFSWFDYRSRGFEADPKRGLRIDLILASENLLPVATDAGVDYQIRAMEKPSDHCPIWLSLEP
- the bcp gene encoding thioredoxin-dependent thiol peroxidase, whose amino-acid sequence is MPFPKVGSAAPAFSLKNQRGETIKLTDFKGNKNVVLYFYPKAMTPGCTVQACGIRDTKSEFAKLDTVVLGISPDPYPRLARFEEKQQLNFDLLSDEDHAVTETYGCWGMKKFMGREFMGVLRTSIVIDKQGKIRLVMDKVKTKTHHDDILGWVKENLV
- the folK gene encoding 2-amino-4-hydroxy-6-hydroxymethyldihydropteridine diphosphokinase, encoding MIKLNESGGDHLHRVIISVGSNIEAARNIARCYEILAAETILLAAADVIQTSPVGYQFQPDFLNTAYLIETPLDRVPFNHYLKAVEDRMGRLKGPIKSGPRTIDLDIVIWDGVILTDDFYRYDYVRVPVQELLDTCAMVARRP
- a CDS encoding DUF2244 domain-containing protein, producing MVTLHALTDHARQLVLSPNRSMDGKGNLYVLLAASVVLLILATGMALNGAWLVLPFAGIEIVALGTAMRLTLRKLDFREVITVQNGVLRLERGRDTPDFNLTFPQQSVRFLVDGPDRPMGLPLIDLVALGHCYRLGEFLNRADRFKLARVLKEQLNLQVSKYNTFQRTCF
- a CDS encoding carboxy terminal-processing peptidase, translated to MPHFIRNTFCLLLLTLTSIALAKVSYSPEQPKTAIEIVNELASKHYSKQVLDDGLSNRFLSQYVNNLDPAKSYLLQSDIDEFSRWENELDNMLKKGDLSAGFYIFNRYQERAEARLQANIDLLESGFEFDLTEDDSLNMDLEQAQWPASAQAADAFWKKRIKESYLRLILSDKEPDAARSLLVKRYTNLQNQLSQRDSEDIFQIFMNSLAELYDPHTSYMSPRSMENFRIAMSLSLTGIGAVLQREDEHTKVVRIIPGGPADKQGILKAGDKIISVGQGEEEAVDVIGWRLDDVVDMIRGAKDTIVKLEIMPAVGEAAGSTREVAIVRDKIQLEEQAAKSEIIEVQNDSGNYRFGVITIPTFYLDVEAFYNRDPEFKSTTKDVQRLLGEMADQNIDGVILDLRNNGGGFLQEATTLTDLFIDPGPIVQVRDANEVVSRNHRSRYNAYYRGPLMVMTNRLSASASEIFAGAIQDYERGFVVGEQTFGKGTVQIQLPVREGQLKLTESKFYRVSGESTQHLGVVPDIELPAFYDAEIVGESSEKNALPWDKINAVPHRRYNLTDLPVDRLIERHKSRLSQDPDLRYLSDELILMRERRAQQSISLNEKQRRQEAKDYDLTRLAIENKRRSAKGLSPYETVEEWQAENSVDADPDGENTIPLPERDPLLYETGNIFADVLIMSDARSMLVQQP
- a CDS encoding SDR family oxidoreductase, with translation MTDKEQQRPAALVTGAATRLGLAFATALADRGCDIALHYHHSSEQAQQQAELIRCRGVRCETFPFDLADDDPGCLVEQVYHCFPRLQVLINSASAYHAGTIANTDRALLQKQFSVNFFAPYLLSGSFAKQVASGSIINILDNKIAFQQYQYGAYLMSKKALAEFTKLAAMEFSPRIRVNGIAPGVVLPGETRTGDYIDWRIQGIPLQRQGRVEDLIRAMNYLLDSDFVTGQILFVDGGEGMNHLGLNAEEYESGDKVE